Proteins from a genomic interval of Rosa chinensis cultivar Old Blush chromosome 2, RchiOBHm-V2, whole genome shotgun sequence:
- the LOC112189685 gene encoding transcription factor GTE9-like, translated as MGCDSKRRRREDVGDTTISSSKKQKLMPMTGLEQTQKLLCCGILQELIDHRHGSVAVRIPDSQEVRRPMDLSTVKSKLERDNYSSIDAFVADVKLTFQNALWYYSLGEKQHAMAKNLASCATLDRSVSLISPLSLQQLNNNKRGGGAKRSSRNLDEQKGSASAITCAVDCAVDKDKEHRIKRGLDEEKGSASAITCAVNKYKELRIKRLREQARKEILRVEEAARLKVENPLQDLQQLNLLCTGGIKQDSCYRVYRWLTLEKLGIYLKRDELEHVYEEDEFHIGDWEEDGEQSPQTTKYYIHIWWHIIIIKYILLRSKIYSMYKNSCNGDRNFCR; from the exons ATGGGTTGCGATTCTAAAAGAAGGCGTAGAGAGGATGTGGGTGACACAACGATTTCATCATCCAAGAAGCAAAAGCTGATGCCGATGACAGGTTTGGAGCAGACCCAAAAGCTTCTTTGTTGCGGGATCTTGCAGGAGCTAATTGATCACCGTCATGGCTCTGTGGCTGTTCGAATCCCTGATTCTCAGGAGGTTCGAAGGCCTATGGATCTGTCCACCGTCAAATCCAAGTTGGAGAGAGACAACTACTCCAGTATTGATGCCTTTGTGGCCGATGTCAAGCTTACCTTCCAAAACGCGTTATGGTATTACTCTCTTGGAGAAAAACAGCATGCAATGGCCAAGAATCTTG CTTCTTGTGCTACTTTGGATAGGTCTGTGTCTCTTATTAGTCCATTAAGTCTTCAACaactcaacaacaacaaaagaggaGGAGGGGCCAAGAGGTCATCCAGAAACCTTGACGAACAGAAGGGTTCTGCTTCTGCTATCACTTGTGCAGTGGATTGTGCAGTGGATAAAGATAAGGAACACCGAATCAAGCGCGGCCTTGACGAAGAGAAGGGTTCTGCTTCTGCTATCACTTGTGCAGTGAATAAATATAAGGAGCTCCGAATCAAACGGCTAAGGGAACAGGCTCGTAAGGAAATTTTGAGGGTTGAAGAGGCTGCTCGATTGAAAGTCGAGAATCCTTTACAAGATCTTCAACAACTCAACTTGTTGTGCACTGGTGGCATCAAACAGGATTCTTGTTACAGGGTGTATCGTTGGTTGACACTTGAGAAGTTGGGCATCTATTTGAAGAGGGATGAACTTGAACATGTTTATGAAGAGGATGAATTTCACATTGGAGATTGGGAAGAAG ATGGAGAACAGAGTCCACAAACAACGAAATATTACATCCACATATGGTggcatatcatcatcatcaagtaCATACTGCTACGTAGCAAAATTTATTCTATGTACAAAAATTCATGTAATGGTGACAGAAACTTTTGTAGGTGA
- the LOC112184696 gene encoding uncharacterized protein LOC112184696 gives MGFDPSSATFMKALYVISVTDTLKWEQKMEFYSKWGWTEDDVLLAFRRSPLFMSFSEKIISSKMDFYVNTMGCQPSDVVGCPDVLTYSLEKRIIPRCSVIRLLQLEGLIAKEDVSILTILQKSEKWFLERFVIKYQEQVPELLTSYKEKISLAKFGLGLDERGGVKQV, from the coding sequence ATGGGATTCGACCCTTCATCTGCCACATTCATGAAAGCACTGTACGTGATATCAGTGACGGACACATTGAAATGGGAACAGAAGATGGAATTTTATAGCAAGTGGGGTTGGACTGAAGATGATGTGTTGTTGGCATTTAGAAGGAGTCCCTTGTTTATGTCCTTCAGTGAGAAGATTATATCCAGTAAAATGGATTTTTATGTGAATACAATGGGTTGCCAGCCCTCAGATGTGGTTGGATGTCCAGATGTTCTAACTTACAGTTTGGAGAAGCGAATCATACCTAGGTGTTCAGTTATCAGACTTCTCCAGTTAGAGGGCTTAATCGCAAAGGAAGATGTATCTATACTTACCATTCTGCAGAAAAGTGAGAAGTGGTTCTTGGAAAGGTTTGTGATCAAATATCAAGAGCAAGTACCTGAATTGCTGACATCTTACAAGGAAAAAATCAGTCTTGCAAAGTTTGGCTTAGGATTAGATGAAAGAGGTGGAGTGAAACAAGTCTAG
- the LOC121051812 gene encoding uncharacterized protein LOC121051812 yields the protein MKVRFDTPEKPDSVIKLFKDYGLSDAHISDIVKKCPVLLVSNAEKTLWPKLQFFTSIGLSGNDLARIFRVNANILTLSLERSIRPCYDIMKTLEIPEHKVPYFISNYYMFNPKVLSNVPHNTLILRAHQVQEASFPLWVCSHLLALSFDSEKVKTNVEKVISMGFDPSSTTFMKALYVVSVTNAAKWKHKMEFYEKWGWTEDDVLLAFRKNPMFMSFSVKNISAKMDFLLNKMGCQPADLAARPDILTYSLEKRIIRRCSVIRFLQ from the coding sequence ATGAAGGTACGCTTCGACACCCCAGAAAAACCCGACTCTGTTATTAAGCTTTTTAAAGACTATGGACTCAGTGATGCCCACATCTCTGACATTGTTAAGAAATGCCCAGTTTTGCTTGTATCCAATGCTGAAAAGACCCTTTGGCCAAAACTCCAGTTTTTCACTTCCATTGGCCTTTCGGGCAATGACCTTGCCCGGATCTTCCGTGTCAACGCAAATATCTTGACATTGAGCTTAGAGAGAAGTATTAGACCTTGTTATGATATTATGAAAACTCTAGAAATACCTGAGCATAAGGTCCCTTATTTCATTAGCAACTATTATATGTTTAACCCCAAAGTATTGAGCAATGTACCTCACAACACTTTGATTCTGAGAGCGCATCAGGTGCAAGAAGCGTCATTTCCTCTGTGGGTGTGTTCTCATTTGCTTGCACTGTCATTTGACTCTGAGAAGGTTAAGACAAATGTCGAGAAGGTCATCAGCATGGGATTTGACCCTTCGTCTACTACATTCATGAAAGCTTTGTATGTGGTATCGGTGACCAATGCAGCAAAGTGGAAACACAAGATGGAATTTTATGAGAAGTGGGGTTGGACTGAAGATGATGTGTTGTTGGCATTTAGAAAGAATCCCATGTTTATGAGCTTCAGTGTGAAGAATATTTCAGCTAAAATGGATTTTCTTTTGAATAAAATGGGTTGCCAGCCTGCAGATCTGGCTGCACGTCCAGATATTCTGACTTATAGTTTGGAGAAGCGAATCATACGTAGGTGTTCAGTCATCAGATTTCTCCAGTGA
- the LOC112184698 gene encoding uncharacterized protein LOC112184698 produces MPPRRRTREETPPIPGDEHTPGGIAEALGRIVQQLTAALPGSRTDFTMERAKRHGAYSFSHAPEAMDAQNWLNKMERVFTQIHCPEDRKVGLAVDFLDGVAFDWWSYMSRDLEIDGPITWEQFKEHFSERYFGTAIRDRMKYEFMHLQKGDMTVTEFEQRFTQLAQFVPDMVSTERERIYRFVDALGGKYSDQLTGVSFSDYAEVVNAALRLETRYMSGTRPRDLGGPSQGPPKKAASTSGSGSSAGSGQSSGSGAGSRYRRGGRDRRFPKGQFSGRPFEQSRVGFGGQYRAPARQPAPFGQYQSVGCFECGQQGHFRRDCPLLTQRAAFTPYQTAGQSSAGTSTSGTVASTSGTHISSAARGSPQRGRGQRGRPTTQARLHAMTQQEGHDSPDVIIGTLSVFGQPAYTLIDPGASHSFMSSRFACFANVPSSLLIGDSNVLLPARASLKIEWVFRGCDVLIEGVSLEVDLIPLDLVEFDVILGMEFLATHRANIDCFRKIVVFQSPGKPMITFKGERNVLASCMISALTAEKLLNKGSQAYLAHVVDTSREELSIREIPVVRKFADVFPDELPGLPPAREIDFTIDLLPGTTPISLAPYRMAPAELRELKIQLQELVDKGFIQSSVSPWGDPVLFVKKKDGSLRLCIDYRKLNRVTVKNKYPLPRIDDLFDQLRGAKVFSKIDLRSGYHQLRIRESDVPKTAFRSRYGHYEFRVMPFGLTNAPAAFMDLMNRVFRPYLDRFVIVFIDDILVYSKDNSQHAKHLRIVLRTLREVQLFAKFNKCEFWLNSIGFLGHVVSAEGISVDPQKVVAVLNWERPTTVTEIRSFLGLAGYYRRFVQDFSKIATPLTRLTRKGVKFVWSEECEQSFQELKGRLTSAPVLVLPDDSGEYVVYSDASRQGLGCVLMQHGNVIAYASRQLKPHELNYPTHDLELAVVVLALKLWRHYLYRARCQIFTDHKSLQYLLTQKEINLRQRRWLELIKDYDCTIEYHPGRANVVADALSRKTYPSLLPSPSLSHMRTVRVPLLYELRATGVSLEGTDEFAA; encoded by the coding sequence atgcctcctAGACGCCGGACTCGTGAGGAAACCCCTCCCATTCCAGGAGATGAGCATACTCCTGGAGGAATAGCGGAAGCGTTGGGACGTATTGTGCAGCAGTTGACTGCAGCGCTTCCAGGCTCCAGAACTGACTTTACCATGGAGCGAGCGAAGAGGCATGGAGCTTATAGTTTCTCTCATGCTCCTGAAGCCATGGATGCCCAGAATTGGTTGAATAAAATGGAGAGAGTCTTCACTCAAATCCATTGCCCAGAGGATCGAAAAGTGGGCTTAGCGGTGGATTTTCTGGATGGTGTGGCTTTTGATTGGTGGTCTTATATGAGTAGGGATTTAGAGATTGATGGCCCAATCACTTGGGAACAGTTCAAAGAGCACTTTAGTGAGAGATATTTTGGCACAGCCATTCGGGATAGGATGAAATATGAGTTCATGCATCTACAGAAAGGGGACATGACCGTAACAGAGTTTGAGCAGCGGTTCACTCAGCTAGCCCAGTTTGTGCCTGATATGGTTAGCACTGAGAGGGAGCGGATTTATAGGTTTGTGGATGCTTTGGGGGGTAAGTATTCTGATCAGCTGACAGGAGTGTCATTTAGTGATTATGCTGAGGTCGTTAATGCTGCTTTACGACTTGAGACTAGGTATATGTCTGGTACCCGACCTCGGGATTTGGGTGGCCCCAGTCAGGGCCCACCCAAGAAGGCTGCTTCTACTTCTGGGTCAGGATCTTCAGCAGGCAGCGGACAGAGCAGTGGGTCTGGTGCTGGATCTCGTTATAGACGAGGTGGGCGTGACAGGAGATTTCCTAAGGGGCAGTTCAGTGGACGCCCGTTTGAGCAGAGCAGAGTTGGTTTTGGTGGTCAGTACAGGGCTCCAGCTAGGCAGCCAGCTCCGTTTGGGCAATATCAGTCAGTCGGATGCTTTGAGTGTGGACAGCAGGGCCACTTTAGGAGGGATTGTCCTCTATTGACTCAGAGAGCTGCATTTACTCCTTATCAGACTGCGGGCCAGTCTTCTGCCGGTACATCTACTAGTGGTACCGTGGCTTCTACTAGCGGTACCCATATCAGTTCAGCAGCCCGTGGCAGCCCGCAGCGGGGTAGGGGTCAGAGAGGACGTCCTACCACTCAGGCTAGGTTGCATGCCATGACACAGCAGGAGGGCCACGACTCACCAGATGTTATCATTGGTACGTTGTCTGTTTTTGGTCAGCCTGCTTATACTTTAATTGATCCTGGTGCATCGCATTCTTTTATGTCGAGTAGATTTGCATGTTTTGCGAATGTGCCATCATCACTTCTTATTGGTGATTCGAATGTGTTATTACCTGCTAGAGCATCACTTAAGATAGAATGGGTTTTTAGAGGTTGTGATGTTTTGATTGAGGGTGTTAGTTTGGAGGTTGATTTAATTCCATTAGACCTTGTTGAATTTGATGTGATTTTGGGGATGGAGTTCTTGGCGACTCATCGGGCCAATATTGATTGCTTTCGTAAGATTGTGGTCTTTCAAAGTCCAGGGAAGCCAATGATTACTTTTAAGGGAGAACGTAATGTTCTAGCTTCCTGTATGATTTCTGCTTTGACCGCTGAGAAGCTGTTGAATAAGGGAAGTCAGGCCtatttggcacatgtggtgGACACTAGCAGGGAAGAGTTGAGTATTAGAGAGATACCAGTGGTTAGGAAATTTGCAGATGTATTTCCTGACGAATTACCTGGTTTACCTCCTGCTAGGGAGATAGATTTCACTATTGATTTACTCCCTGGCACCACACCCATATCTTTGGCACCTTACAGAATGGCCCCAGCTGAATTAAGAGAGTTGAAGATTCAGTTGCAAGAACTAGTGGATAAGGGGTTCATCCAATCTAGTGTGTCTCCTTGGGGTGACCCGGTTTTatttgttaagaagaaggatggttctTTACGGTTGTGCATTGATTATCGAAAGTTGAATAGGGTTACTGTGAAGAATAAATACCCTTTGCCTCGTATTGATGACCTCTTTGATCAGTTGAGGGGAGCCAAGGTCTTTTCCAAAATCGATTTGAGGTCTGGTTATCATCAGTTGAGGATAAGGGAGTCTGATGTACCCAAGACTGCatttcgatcacgttatgggCACTACGAATTTAGAGTAATGCCGTTTGGATTGACTAATGCCCCTGCAGCTTTTATGGACCTCATGAATAGAGTGTTCCGTCCGTACCTTGATCGatttgtgattgtgttcattgatgatATCTTGGTGTATTCAAAGGACAATAGTCAACATGCCAAGCATCTAAGAATTGTATTGCGGACTTTGAGGGAGGTCCAGTTATTTGCAAAGTTCAATAAATGTGAATTTTGGCTGAATAGTATTGGATTCTTGGGTCATGTTGTATCTGCAGAAGGTATTAGTGTGGACCCTCAAAAGGTAGTAGCGGTGCTAaattgggaaagacctaccACAGTGACAGAGATAcgtagtttcttgggtttggcaggttattacCGGAGATTCGTGCAAGATTTCTCAAAGATTGCAACTCCTCTTACAAGGTTGACTAGAAAGGGTGTGAAGTTTGTTTGGTCAGAAGAGTGTGAGCAAAGTTTTCAAGAACTCAAGGGGCGTTTAACTAGTGCTCCGGTCCTAGTTTTGCCagatgatagtggggagtatgtGGTATACAGTGACGCCTCGAGGCAAGGCTTGGGTTGTGTTCTGATGCAACATGGAAATGTGATTGCCTACGCCTCTAGACAATTGAAGCCGCATGAGTTGAATTACCCGACACATGACCTTGAATTAGCTGTGGTAGTACTTGCACTTAAACTTTGGAGGCACTATTTATATAGAGCTCGGTGTCAAATCTTTACGGATCATAAGAGTCTTCAATATTTGCTCACACAAAAAGAGATTAATTTGAGGCAAAGAAGATGGTTGGAGTTGATTAAGGATTATGATTGCACGATTGAGTATCATCCAGGAAGGGCTAATGTAGTAGCTGACGCTCTTAGTAGGAAGACATATCCTTCCCTGTTGCCCTCCCCTTCCTTGTCTCATATGAGAACAGTTCGGGTTCCACTTCTTTATGAATTGCGAGCTACAGGAGTTAGTTTGGAAGGGACTGATGAATTTGCAGCCTGA
- the LOC112184699 gene encoding uncharacterized protein LOC112184699, with product MKKLWAKYRQSRDEDHEEMCTTNALVVAAVAEAEASSGSRRRGSQPGRAPNEERFRESRRKNMMEDYFVERPVFSEEVFRTRYRMSNNVFNRISRDLCRYARADQCAEYCRMVKSTSIEALKRFTRGIVNLYSVEYLWPCWAGEYSGRKRVPTIILEAVASYDTWIWHAFFEMPGSFNDLNVLAKSPLFDELTAGRTPQIQFQAQEGYRKGVERCFGILQTVFSIVRGAARGWEREDLLYIMLTSITLYNMIIEDEIPDDNDEDLESDEEEANNMWPRLA from the exons ATGAAGAAATTGTGGGCTAAGTATCGACAATCTCGAGATGAAGATCATGAAGAGATGTGTACGACTAATGCTCTTGTGGTAGCAGCAGTCGCTGAAGCTGAAGCTTCCTCCGGATCACGAAGACGGGGTTCTCAACCTGGGCGTGCACCAAATGAGGAGCGATTTAGGGAATCAAGAAGGAAAAACATGATGGAAGATTACTTTGTGGAGCGTCCAGTTTTCAGTGAAGAGGTATTCCGGACACGGTACAGGATGAGTAACAATGTTTTCAACCGCATCTCTCGTGACCTTTGTCGCTATGCCA GGGCGGATCAATGCGCTGAGTATTGTCGGATGGTGAAATCTACCTCCATCGAGGCTCTGAAACGATTTACAAGAGGAATCGTTAATCTGTACTCGGTAGAATACCTCTGGCCTT GTTGGGCTGGAGAATACAGCGGTCGAAAACGTGTACCCACTATCATCCTCGAAGCAGTCGCATCTTATGACACATGGATATGGCATGCCTTCTTTGAAATGCCTGGATCATTCAACGACCTCAACGTGCTTGCTAAGTCCCCGTTGTTTGACGAGCTGACTGCTGGTCGAACCCCTCAGATCCAATTTCAA GCTCAAGAGGGGTATAGGAAGGGTGTGGAGAGATGTTTCGGCATTTTACAGACGGTCTTTAGTATTGTTCGAGGAGCAGCTCGTGGCTGGGAAAGAGAAGACCTTCTATACATCATGCTGACTTCTATTACATTATACAACATGATAATCGAGGATGAAATACCAGATGACAACGATGAGGATTTGGAGTCCGATGAAGAAGAGGCTAACAATATGTGGCCCAGGTTGGCCTAG